AGTTTGCTAAAAAGTGGGGATTTTCTGACAAATACATCGCAGAACTTTTAGGTGTTTCTGAAAAAGAAGTAAGGGAAAAGAGGAAAAAAGCTACTCCTGTTCTTTACAAAACTGTAGATACCTGTGCAGGGGAATTTGAAGCTTATACACCTTACTATTACTCTACTTACGACGGAAGAGAATGTGAAGCCAATCCAACTGAAAAGAAAAAAGTAACAGTTTTTGGCTCAGGACCAAACAGAATTGGACAAGGAGTAGAATTTGACTACTGCTGTGTTCACGCGGTCTGGGCTTTAAGAGAACTTGGATATGAAGCCCATATGGTAAACTGCAATCCAGAAACCGTTTCCACCGACTATGACACATCGGACAAGCTATTCTTTGAACCCCTTACATTAGAAGATGCCTTAAACATAGTAGAAAAAGAGAAACCAGAAGGGGTTATAGTTCAATTTGGAGGACAAACTCCTCTTAAACTTTCCGTTCCTTTAGAAAAGGAAGGAGTAAAGATACTTGGAACTTCTTCTGAAAGCATCGATATTGCAGAAGATAGAGAAAGGTTCCGTGAACTTCTAAACAAGCTCGGTTTAAAACAACCTCCTTCCGGTATAGCAAGGTCTTTAGAAGAAGCTGAAAAAGTAGCTTCTGAGATTGGATTCCCCGTTCTGATGCGTCCCTCTTACGTTCTTGGCGGAAGGGCGATGAGAATCGTTTACGATATAAACGAACTTAGAAGGTATATGACAGAAGCAGTTGAAGTTTCTGAAGATAAACCAGTCCTAATAGATAAATTCCTTGAAGATGCTGTTGAGTTTGATGTTGATGCCGTCTGTGATGGCAAAAGAGTTGTTATCGGTGGAGTAATGGAACATATCGAAGAAGCGGGCATTCACTCTGGAGACAGTGCTTGCGTTCTCCCTACATTCTCTGTTCCAAAAGAAATAGTTGAAAGGATCAAGGAAATAACAAGAAGAATCGCCCTTGAGCTTAATGTCAAAGGACTTATTAACATTCAATTTGCAGTGAAAGACAACGAAATTTACATAATTGAGGTTAACCCAAGAGCTTCAAGAACAGTTCCCTTTGTAAGTAAAGCTACAGGTGTTCCTCTTGCAAAAATAGCCACAAAAGTGGCTATGGGTAAAACTCTTGATGAACTTGGAGTTAAAGAAGTTGAACCCCAATACTATTCCGTAAAGGAAGCCGTTTTCCCATTCAATAGATTCCCTGAAGTTGATCCTGTTCTTGGACCAGAGATGAAATCAACCGGTGAAGTAATGGGAATTGATGATGACCTTGGAATAGCCTTTTACAAGGCCCAACTTGCTGCAGGTTCAAGGCTTCCTGTTGACCCATCAAGAGGAAAAGTCTTCATAAGCGTAAAAGACAAGGACAAACCTAAAGTCTTTGGAATAGCTAAAAAACTTGCCGATATGGGCTTTAAAATTGTTTCAACAGAGGGAACTTACAAGTTTCTAAAAGAGAAAGGAATTCCTACAGAACTTGTTTACAAAATCCAAGAGGGAAGACGTCCAAACATTGGGGATTTAATCAAGAACGGAGAAATCACCCTCATAATCAACACTCCATCTGGAAGAAGAAGTACAAAAGATGCAGTAAGCATAAGAAGACTTGCCGTAAACTATGGCATTCCTTACTACACAACAATAAGGGGCGCCCAAGCAGCTGTTATGGCAATAGAGTCAATGAGAAGAAGACAACTTGATGTTAAATCACTTCAGGAATACTACGCGGAAAATTAATAAGGAGGAAAGATGTCCGAAGAAAAAAAGGATCAGAAAAAGCAACCACAAGTAATCGTTGGAAGCATGCCATATAGAGTTTCTATGGCTGAGGTTGATGCATACGGCGTTATGTACTATTCAAGGTTTTTTGAAATATTTGAAAGGGGAAGAACTGAGCTTTTTAGAGCTCTTGGATTTGAATACAAAAAGATTTTCCAACAGAAGCAAATTTTAATGCCAGTTGTAGAAGCCGCTTGCAGATACATGGCTCCAGTAGTTTACGATGACCTTTTAACTGTTGAAACTGCAATAACAAACATTGGCTCAAGAGGAATAAGATTTGACTACAGAATATTAAGAGATGATGTCGTGTTAGCAGTTGGCTTTACTCAACACATTTTTATCGATCCTCAGGGAAGACCTATAAACTTTGGAAAAGAAATTGTAGAGGAACTTAAGAAGAAAGGTCTTATAAAGGAAGGAGAACAAGCTCTTCAAGAAAATGAAACTAAAGAGGAAAACCTTTCCGACAAGCTTAAAAAACTTGTTGTAGAAAGGATAAAGAACGAAGACAAGCCAAACTAATAAACAGAAAAATCTCTTAAGGGGGATATTTCCCCCTTTCATCCACTTTCCTTATTTTCCTTCCACACATATTTTTTTAAACCCACTTTAAGGAGTTTTCATGAAAAAAAGGGGACTAAAGGCTATTTTGGAAAGGAGAAAAAGAAAAGCGTTTGACCATAAAAATGAAGTAATGATAGGAAAAATTGTTGGTGTCCATGGTATAAAAGGAGATGTTAAAGTTAAAGCCGAGTCAGACGTTTTTGAAAGACAAATAGAAGCGTTGGATACTATACCCATCTATAGAGGCACGAAAAAAGAAGAACTAAAAATAGAAAGAATAAAACCTTACAAAGATCTTTACATCATAAAGTTTAGAGAAATTACAGATAGAAGCGAAGCTGAAGAAAGGATAGGTGGAGAAATCTGGATAGATAAGAGTAAGCAAGTTGAGCTTGAAGAAGATGAATTCTACTTTTCAGATTTAGTAGACTGTGAAGTGATAACAGAAGATGGTAAAAAGGTTGGAATAGTAAAGGAGATCTTAGAGCAACCGGCAAGCCACATCTTGGAAGTAGAAAAGGAAGATAAAAATACTGTTTTAATACCATTTATTAAAGAATTTGTAAAAGATGTAGACATCAAAAATAAAAAAATCGTTGTTTCCTTAATAGAAGGTATGGAATGAGAATAGATGTTCTTACAGTCTTACCGAGGATTTTTGACTGCTTTTTAAGGGAAGGAATTATAGGTAAAGCTGTTTCGAGCGGTAAGGTAGAAGTTAACATAGTTAACATACGCGATTTTGCCTTCGATAAACACAAAGTCGTTGACGACGTTCCTTATGGTGGCGGACCAGGAATGGTCTTAAAGCCCGAGCCAATCCTTAGGGCCTATGAAGAGCTTACTAAATCCTCGGAAAAACCTTTTGTTATTCTTACAGAGCCTTGGGGAGAAACTTTTACACAAAAGTTGGCTTTAGAGCTTTCAAAGAAAAAAAGAATAATGATTATTTGCGGAAGGTACGAAGGTGTTGATGAAAGAGTGAAATCCATCGTTGATAAAGAGATTTCAATAGGGGATTTTGTCTTGACAGGTGGAGAACTTCCGGCAATGGTAATGATGGACGCAATAATAAGGCTTCTACCGGGAGTTCTTGGGAATGAGGAAAGCTTAAAATCGGATTCTTTTATGGATAGAGGACTTTTAGGTTATCCAAATTACACTCGGCCAAGAGAATTTAAAGGAATGAAAGTTCCAGAAGTCCTTCTTTCAGGACACCACAAGAAGATAGAACTTTGGAGAAAGGAACAAGCTTTGAGAAAAACCTTCGAGAGAAAACCTGAGGTAATAGAAAAACTAAAAAAAGAAGGAAAACTAACAAAAGAAGAGTTAAAACTCTTAGAAAAAATAGAGAAGGAGTTAAATGGTGAACAAAATTGAAATCTTTACAAAAGATGGAATGCTCTTAGCAAGCTGGGAAGTTGAAAAGGATATATGTCAAAAGTTTTCCCTCCTTAAAGATGAGGAAATAGTTTTTGAAATTGTAGGAATGTTAATAGTAAATCTTAAAGAAGAAACAGGAATGGAATTCACACCAAATATGATTTTAAACGAATTAAGTAAAGTAGTTGTATGCGGAAGGGAAATTAAGATTTAAGGGCGGAACCTCCGCCCCTTTTATATGCCTCAGCCAAACGCTGAACAAGAAGAACCAGAAGAATTTCCACCACTTTCTCCACCACCTACACTACAGGCCGAAACTTTCTTCGCAACTTTACTGGATCCGCACTCTGGACACTTTACTTCACTAATTTTCGAAAAAGACACGACAAACTTTTCAAACTCCTTTCCACACTCCTCACACTTAAATTCGTAAATTGGCATTCTTTAACCTCCACAAAATTTAAAATCTTACATTAATTAATCTGTTTTTCTACACTCACATGTCANNNNNNNNNNATGTCAAGTGTAAAATTTAGTAGTCACAAAACTTGAAAGGAGAGAAGGTTTGGAAAACCTGATACCCCCAATTATCCTAATACCAGCAGGAGTATATATCTTTACAAGAATTAGAAAGAAGAACTCTTGCTTTACCTGCTGTAGGACCGGAACCTGCGACTTGCAAATTCCTCAAGAAAGGAGAGAAGATGAAAAATCTTAAAAGTCTTAGAGAAGAGATAGATGCGATAGATAAAAAAATCCTGGAACTACTTTCTAGAAGAGCAGAAATTGCAAAAACTATTGGTGAGATAAAAAAGAAAGAAGGACTCCCATTTTACGTTCCAGCAAGAGAGGCGAAAATCCTTGCCAAACTTGAAGAGTTAAACAAAGGACCTCTCCCAAAAGAAAGTATCAGAGCAATATTTAGAGAAATAATTTCCGCTTGTAGAGCTTTAGAAGAGCCAACAAAAGTTGCATACCTCGGTCCTTCTGCTACTTTCACACATCTTGCAGCCCTTAAACATTTTGGAAGTTCCTCGGAACTGATTCCTATGGATTCCATAGGAGAAGTGTTTGACGAAGTAGAGAAAGGAAGGGTTGACTATGGTGTTGTTCCAATAGAAAACTCAATAGAGGGGGTTGTTAACTACACTATAGATATGTTCTTGGATACAGACCTTAAAATAAGTGGCGAAATTTTTGTCTCCGTGAATCTACATCTTATGAGCAAAGAACAAGACCTAACTAAAGTTAAAAAAGTTTACTCCCATCGCCATGCAATAGCCCAGAGTAGGAAGTGGCTTTCCGAACATTTACCTAAAGTCGAAACTATTGAAGTTTCAAGCACGGCAAAAGCTGCAGAACTTGCAAGTAAAGAAGAAGGAGCAGCTGCAATAGCAAGCGAAGCAGCAGCTTACCTTTATGACCTGAATATACTTGCAAAGAATATCCAAGAAGTTTCCAAAAACTTTACACGTTTTTTAGTAATAGGTAGAAGCGACTCTGAAATTCCTACAGGGAAGGACAAGACTTCTGTTATGTTTAGCACAAAACACGTTGCGGGTTCTCTCTTTAAAGCCTTACAACCTTTCGCAGTATATGATGTTAACCTATCTAAAATAGAATCAAGACCTACCAAAAAACGGCCTTGGGAATACGTATTCTTCGTGGATATTGAAGGACACAGAAAAGACGTAAAAGTAGAAAAAGCTTTAAAAGAACTACAAGAAAATACTACCTTCTTTAAAATACTCGGCTCTTATCCAAGGGGATTTAAGGAGTGATGAAGAGAGCTGAAGAAAAATACTTAGAAAGACTTAAAGAATTTTTACTACTGAACTTGAGAGAGGAAGGTTATTATCCTCTTTTAATAGAACTCTTTAAAGAAAAAGGAATTAAAGCCTTTCAGCTTCCAGCAAAAACCAAGGTTGGTTTTCCTGACATAAAAGTTTTTCAAAAAGATGGGTTCATAATCGGGTATGTTGAGTGTAAAAAGCCAGAAGAAAATATCGAGAAATGGGCTGAATCGGAACAAGTAAAGAGATACAAGAACTATTTTAAAAACTTCCTCTTGACAAACTTTATCTCTTTTAAGCACTTCTTAAAGGGAAAAGAGGTAAAAACGGTTGAGGTTGTCTCTTACGACGATCTAAAGAAAGGAAACTTTGAAAAAGCTAACTTAGAGGAATTTAAAGATCTACTTAAAGATTTTATTAATCATCAAGAAAAACCTATAAAGAGTGTAGAGGAGTTAGCGGAAAACTTAGCGTGGAGAGTTAGACTTCTAAAAGATGAAATCTTAAAAGAATTAAAGGTAAATTCTGCTTTACAAGAATTTTTGAATCTTCTAAAGAGTTATGTAATTCATACCCTAAAAGAAGAGGAATTTGCAGATACAATTGCCCAGTCTTTAGCTTATGCCCTTCTAATAGTTAGAACAAAGAAGGATTTCATTAAAAAAGAGGATGTAATAAGTGATATTCCAGATAGCCTAACCATAATAAGGGACATCTTTTTAGAGATTCTCAAAATAGAAGGAAAGGAATTAAGCTGGATAATAGAAGAAATAGAAAATACCTTAAATCTTTTCGATTTAAAAAGTGCAAAACTAACTCCTGAAGAACTTACAATTCACTTTTATGAGACATTTTTAAGAGCTTACAATCCGAAGCTAAGGGAGATAAGAGGAGTTTATTACACTCCAAAACCTATTGTTAAGTTTATCGTAAAAAGCATAGAAGAACTCTTAAAAAAGAATTTTGGACTAAACGGATACTTTGACGAAAAATTAAAACTTTTAGACCCTGCTGGGGGAACTTTAACCTTTATCCTTGAAGTCCTTGAAAGGTTAAAAGAGGAAATCAAAGAAACCATTGGTAGTGGAATGTTAAAAAGCTACTTCGAGAATACCGTTCTTAACAACTTTTTTGCCTTTGAGCTTCTTCCTGCACCTTACGTTATAGGACACCTGAAAGTTTCCCAATTTCTTGATTCCTTAGGAATAAAGAACAAAAAATTTAACTTTTACCTTACCAATGCACTCGAATTTGAACATAAAACGGCAGGCTATCTCTTTTCACACAGGTGGGCAAAAGAGATACAGGAAGCTGACCGAATAAAAAGAGAAGAGAGAATGCTTGTAATACTGGGAAATCCACCTTACAGCGGGATTTCTGCTAACAACAGCAAAGAGATAAATGAGTTCTTGAAAAAAGACATAGACAACTGTCAGAATTACTACAAGGTTGATGGAAGGAAGTTAGAAGAGAAAAACCCAAAGTGGTTACAGGACGATTACGTAAAGTTCATAAGGTTTGGACAGTGGAAGATAGAGAAGAGCGGAAAAGGAATCGTAGGCTTTATAACAAACCACTCATACATAGACAATCCGACGTTCAGAGGAATGAGACAGTCCCTCTTAAGAACTTTTGACAGGATTTACATCCTTGACCTTCACGGGAACAAAAGGAAGAAAGAACCTGATGAAAACGTTTTTGACATTCAGCAGGGAGTTGCCATAGGGATATTTGTAAAAGATGGAAGCAAAAAAGGAGAATATGCAGAAGTCTATTACCACTCAACCCTTGAAGATGAGGAGCTCCTGACAAGGAATGAGAAGTTTGACTTTCTCAACAGTAATTCTGTTGAAACTGTTTGCTGGAAAAAAGCAGAACCAAAGAGTCCTTACTACTTTTTCAAGCCTGTTTTAGAAAATGAGGAGTATCAGAAGTTTTTAAGAGTTGATGAAATTTTTAAGGTTTACAGCGTGGGAATTGTTACAGGAAAGGATAAAATTTTCATTGACTTTGATAAAGAAAGTCTAATAAACAGGATAGCGAACGAGCTTTCCTTAGACGTTTGCAAAGTAAAAGAGTTCATCCAAAAAATCTTTTATAGACCTTTCGATGTTCGCTACATCTTTTATAATCCAGCTTATCTTGAAAGAGCAAGAGAAAAAGTTATGAAACACATGCTTTCAGAAGAGAATTTGGGATTAATCACTCATAAAAGAGAAGAAATTACAGGTGATTGGAAACATGCATTTGTTACGACTTGCATAACTGAACATGGAAGTTTGTCAAGTAAAACAACAAATTACTTCTTTCCTCTCTACCTTTACACCAAAAATGAGAAAATTCCGAACTTTACAGAAAAGTTTAAAAACTACATAAAAGAGCTCTACTCTGAACAGCCTTCTCCAGAGGAGATTTTCTACTACATCTATGCCGTTCTCTACTCTCCAGATTACAGGGAAAAGTATGGAGAGCTTTTAAAGTATGAATTTCCGAGAATCCCATTTCCAGAAAGTTATGAAAAGTTAAAAGAGATTGCCAAATTTGGAGAAAAACTTGTTAGACTACACCTGCTTAAAGACCTATCCTTAAACACCTTTAGCGTAAAATTTGAAGGAGAAGGCAACAACAAAGTGGAAAAGGTTTCTTACAAAGATGAAAAGGTTTATATAAACAAAAATCAGTACTTTTATCCGATAAGAAAAGAGGTGTGGGAGTATAAAGTCGGAGGTTACCAAATTTTAAAAAAAGTGGCTTTCCGATAGAAAAAGTAGAGTCTTAGCTTACGACGATGTAAAAACCTACATGAAAATAGTAAAAGCTATTGAAGAAACTTTAAAAACTCAGGAAGAACTTAAGGATAACTTAGAAACTGGAGAAAAAAGATGAGAAAAGCAGAACTGAAGCGTAAAACTAAAGAAACAGACGTT
This genomic window from Desulfurobacteriaceae bacterium contains:
- the carB gene encoding carbamoyl-phosphate synthase large subunit yields the protein FAKKWGFSDKYIAELLGVSEKEVREKRKKATPVLYKTVDTCAGEFEAYTPYYYSTYDGRECEANPTEKKKVTVFGSGPNRIGQGVEFDYCCVHAVWALRELGYEAHMVNCNPETVSTDYDTSDKLFFEPLTLEDALNIVEKEKPEGVIVQFGGQTPLKLSVPLEKEGVKILGTSSESIDIAEDRERFRELLNKLGLKQPPSGIARSLEEAEKVASEIGFPVLMRPSYVLGGRAMRIVYDINELRRYMTEAVEVSEDKPVLIDKFLEDAVEFDVDAVCDGKRVVIGGVMEHIEEAGIHSGDSACVLPTFSVPKEIVERIKEITRRIALELNVKGLINIQFAVKDNEIYIIEVNPRASRTVPFVSKATGVPLAKIATKVAMGKTLDELGVKEVEPQYYSVKEAVFPFNRFPEVDPVLGPEMKSTGEVMGIDDDLGIAFYKAQLAAGSRLPVDPSRGKVFISVKDKDKPKVFGIAKKLADMGFKIVSTEGTYKFLKEKGIPTELVYKIQEGRRPNIGDLIKNGEITLIINTPSGRRSTKDAVSIRRLAVNYGIPYYTTIRGAQAAVMAIESMRRRQLDVKSLQEYYAEN
- a CDS encoding thioesterase family protein; this encodes MSEEKKDQKKQPQVIVGSMPYRVSMAEVDAYGVMYYSRFFEIFERGRTELFRALGFEYKKIFQQKQILMPVVEAACRYMAPVVYDDLLTVETAITNIGSRGIRFDYRILRDDVVLAVGFTQHIFIDPQGRPINFGKEIVEELKKKGLIKEGEQALQENETKEENLSDKLKKLVVERIKNEDKPN
- the rimM gene encoding ribosome maturation factor RimM (Essential for efficient processing of 16S rRNA), translated to MKKRGLKAILERRKRKAFDHKNEVMIGKIVGVHGIKGDVKVKAESDVFERQIEALDTIPIYRGTKKEELKIERIKPYKDLYIIKFREITDRSEAEERIGGEIWIDKSKQVELEEDEFYFSDLVDCEVITEDGKKVGIVKEILEQPASHILEVEKEDKNTVLIPFIKEFVKDVDIKNKKIVVSLIEGME
- the trmD gene encoding tRNA (guanosine(37)-N1)-methyltransferase TrmD: MRIDVLTVLPRIFDCFLREGIIGKAVSSGKVEVNIVNIRDFAFDKHKVVDDVPYGGGPGMVLKPEPILRAYEELTKSSEKPFVILTEPWGETFTQKLALELSKKKRIMIICGRYEGVDERVKSIVDKEISIGDFVLTGGELPAMVMMDAIIRLLPGVLGNEESLKSDSFMDRGLLGYPNYTRPREFKGMKVPEVLLSGHHKKIELWRKEQALRKTFERKPEVIEKLKKEGKLTKEELKLLEKIEKELNGEQN
- a CDS encoding zinc ribbon domain-containing protein codes for the protein MPIYEFKCEECGKEFEKFVVSFSKISEVKCPECGSSKVAKKVSACSVGGGESGGNSSGSSCSAFG
- the pheA gene encoding prephenate dehydratase, encoding MKNLKSLREEIDAIDKKILELLSRRAEIAKTIGEIKKKEGLPFYVPAREAKILAKLEELNKGPLPKESIRAIFREIISACRALEEPTKVAYLGPSATFTHLAALKHFGSSSELIPMDSIGEVFDEVEKGRVDYGVVPIENSIEGVVNYTIDMFLDTDLKISGEIFVSVNLHLMSKEQDLTKVKKVYSHRHAIAQSRKWLSEHLPKVETIEVSSTAKAAELASKEEGAAAIASEAAAYLYDLNILAKNIQEVSKNFTRFLVIGRSDSEIPTGKDKTSVMFSTKHVAGSLFKALQPFAVYDVNLSKIESRPTKKRPWEYVFFVDIEGHRKDVKVEKALKELQENTTFFKILGSYPRGFKE
- a CDS encoding type ISP restriction/modification enzyme encodes the protein MKRAEEKYLERLKEFLLLNLREEGYYPLLIELFKEKGIKAFQLPAKTKVGFPDIKVFQKDGFIIGYVECKKPEENIEKWAESEQVKRYKNYFKNFLLTNFISFKHFLKGKEVKTVEVVSYDDLKKGNFEKANLEEFKDLLKDFINHQEKPIKSVEELAENLAWRVRLLKDEILKELKVNSALQEFLNLLKSYVIHTLKEEEFADTIAQSLAYALLIVRTKKDFIKKEDVISDIPDSLTIIRDIFLEILKIEGKELSWIIEEIENTLNLFDLKSAKLTPEELTIHFYETFLRAYNPKLREIRGVYYTPKPIVKFIVKSIEELLKKNFGLNGYFDEKLKLLDPAGGTLTFILEVLERLKEEIKETIGSGMLKSYFENTVLNNFFAFELLPAPYVIGHLKVSQFLDSLGIKNKKFNFYLTNALEFEHKTAGYLFSHRWAKEIQEADRIKREERMLVILGNPPYSGISANNSKEINEFLKKDIDNCQNYYKVDGRKLEEKNPKWLQDDYVKFIRFGQWKIEKSGKGIVGFITNHSYIDNPTFRGMRQSLLRTFDRIYILDLHGNKRKKEPDENVFDIQQGVAIGIFVKDGSKKGEYAEVYYHSTLEDEELLTRNEKFDFLNSNSVETVCWKKAEPKSPYYFFKPVLENEEYQKFLRVDEIFKVYSVGIVTGKDKIFIDFDKESLINRIANELSLDVCKVKEFIQKIFYRPFDVRYIFYNPAYLERAREKVMKHMLSEENLGLITHKREEITGDWKHAFVTTCITEHGSLSSKTTNYFFPLYLYTKNEKIPNFTEKFKNYIKELYSEQPSPEEIFYYIYAVLYSPDYREKYGELLKYEFPRIPFPESYEKLKEIAKFGEKLVRLHLLKDLSLNTFSVKFEGEGNNKVEKVSYKDEKVYINKNQYFYPIRKEVWEYKVGGYQILKKVAFR